In one window of Thermoplasmata archaeon DNA:
- a CDS encoding CDP-alcohol phosphatidyltransferase family protein produces the protein MVLDSYRKNVDSILEKIARPFLIFKPNTLSWAAFVFAVLGGLFFYVGHIYLLLSFLMILLNTLLDAVDGKVARMRNLTSKRGDFLDHLLDRYADTAIIAGIMFSAYTQPVWGLLALTGIYFTSYAGTHALAVTHQRDYGGLLGRADRLVLLVILPILQFFNIHLYAYSITTIIMIIIGVLGNITAVQRSYRTWRKI, from the coding sequence ATGGTATTAGATTCTTATAGAAAAAATGTGGATAGCATACTTGAAAAAATCGCAAGACCGTTTTTGATATTTAAACCAAACACTCTATCATGGGCAGCATTTGTTTTTGCAGTATTGGGAGGCTTATTTTTTTATGTTGGACACATCTACCTGCTACTATCTTTTTTGATGATACTCCTAAACACCCTCCTAGATGCAGTAGATGGCAAAGTGGCAAGGATGAGAAACTTGACTTCTAAACGTGGAGACTTCTTAGACCATTTACTGGACCGCTATGCTGATACGGCCATAATAGCCGGCATAATGTTTTCTGCCTATACTCAACCTGTCTGGGGGCTTTTAGCCCTTACCGGCATATATTTTACTAGCTATGCAGGAACACATGCTCTCGCAGTGACACACCAGAGAGATTATGGTGGATTATTGGGCAGGGCTGACAGACTTGTACTTTTGGTTATTCTTCCGATTCTGCAGTTTTTCAATATTCACCTTTACGCCTATTCCATTACCACGATAATAATGATCATAATTGGAGTTCTGGGAAACATTACTGCAGTGCAGAGATCATACAGAACCTGGCGCAAGATCTAA
- a CDS encoding adenylate kinase family protein has protein sequence MIIAISGTPGTGKTSVTELLKNNYKVVHLNTLAKEKGCLKGYDRKRKVRIVDYKCLDSKIDDVPDIVIESHYAHLMRFDILIILRTKPDVLRERLVKKGFSKQKIDENLEAEALGVITEESLDFMDRAFEIDTSFITAQMAADLALKIIVERPDEYRIGKIDWSEEILKWY, from the coding sequence GTGATAATAGCTATATCTGGAACTCCAGGAACCGGAAAAACCAGTGTTACTGAGCTTTTAAAAAATAATTATAAGGTTGTTCATTTAAATACTCTGGCAAAGGAAAAAGGGTGCTTGAAAGGATATGACAGAAAAAGAAAAGTAAGGATCGTGGATTATAAATGCCTGGATTCCAAAATAGATGACGTTCCAGATATTGTAATTGAGTCCCATTACGCACATCTTATGCGCTTTGACATTCTCATAATTTTGAGAACAAAACCGGATGTTCTCAGAGAAAGATTAGTTAAAAAGGGATTTTCAAAACAAAAAATTGACGAAAATCTTGAGGCAGAGGCGTTGGGAGTAATAACAGAGGAAAGCTTGGATTTTATGGATCGAGCATTCGAGATAGATACCTCTTTCATCACCGCACAGATGGCTGCAGATCTTGCACTAAAGATCATAGTTGAAAGACCGGATGAATACAGGATTGGAAAAATAGACTGGAGCGAGGAGATTTTGAAATGGTATTAG
- a CDS encoding MFS transporter produces the protein MAENRNWILLSVLIGTLMSAVDTTIVILALPTLTVGLNAPFIDTIWVILIYLLFLAALTTQMGRLGDIFGRGRIFNIGFLVFIAGSAAAGASPNVDFLIVMRAFQGFGAVLIQANSSAIVADHFPPNERGKAFGITSMGWNIGGTVGIVLGGVITTLIGWRYIFYINVPIGLIGFVIALKYIKDNRRTNVKIDYAGTAMLIVLLGLVSYGVIDIAGNGLSAFNMIIIVIGLLLIIPFIFTELKVKDPVIELSAFKERILTFSLMAAFLQAVGYLSVIFILIMYMQGIRGFTPLYASLLLVPGYVLASMLAPLMGRLSDRIGAGLVATTGIFFMAAGVSVYFLLNLTSSIYLIIGGSMISGFGGSMFWPSNNSAVMSGASKKIYGSISGLLRTLTNMGTLMSYVITITVAAATVPRYVAFEVFLGLGKLNGKVSSKFMTGIHYALFVSIILLVFAGIFSIVRTRNPQNNEKSKLRLR, from the coding sequence ATGGCTGAAAACAGGAACTGGATTTTATTAAGCGTACTTATTGGCACCCTTATGTCTGCTGTAGATACAACGATAGTAATACTCGCATTGCCAACTTTGACCGTTGGTTTAAACGCACCATTTATTGACACTATCTGGGTAATATTAATATATCTCCTATTTCTCGCGGCCTTGACCACTCAGATGGGCAGGCTTGGGGATATCTTTGGAAGAGGGAGAATATTCAATATTGGATTTTTGGTATTTATAGCGGGTTCTGCCGCGGCTGGTGCATCTCCTAACGTTGATTTTCTCATTGTCATGCGGGCGTTTCAAGGGTTTGGAGCGGTTTTAATACAGGCTAATAGCAGTGCGATAGTAGCAGATCATTTTCCTCCAAATGAACGAGGAAAAGCTTTTGGAATAACGAGCATGGGATGGAATATTGGCGGGACAGTTGGTATTGTGCTTGGAGGCGTAATAACCACTTTAATTGGGTGGAGATATATTTTCTATATAAATGTTCCAATAGGTTTGATCGGATTTGTGATAGCACTTAAATATATTAAAGATAACAGGAGAACCAACGTAAAAATAGATTATGCCGGGACAGCAATGTTAATAGTTTTGCTGGGGCTTGTTTCATACGGAGTTATTGATATAGCAGGAAACGGGTTGTCAGCATTTAATATGATCATTATTGTCATTGGCTTGCTATTGATAATTCCATTCATATTTACAGAATTGAAGGTTAAAGATCCAGTAATAGAATTGAGCGCATTTAAAGAGCGCATACTAACCTTTTCTCTGATGGCTGCTTTTTTACAGGCAGTTGGGTATTTGTCAGTGATATTCATACTGATAATGTATATGCAGGGAATCAGGGGTTTCACGCCACTGTATGCATCTCTTCTTCTGGTTCCTGGATATGTTCTGGCAAGTATGCTTGCTCCATTGATGGGCAGGCTATCTGATAGGATTGGAGCAGGATTAGTGGCAACAACAGGCATATTTTTCATGGCGGCAGGAGTATCGGTATACTTTTTACTGAACCTGACAAGTTCAATATACCTTATCATTGGAGGCTCCATGATCTCTGGCTTTGGCGGATCTATGTTCTGGCCTTCCAATAACAGTGCAGTGATGTCTGGAGCATCAAAAAAAATTTACGGATCTATTTCAGGACTGCTCAGAACTCTTACTAATATGGGTACTCTTATGAGCTATGTGATAACGATAACAGTAGCAGCAGCAACAGTACCACGATATGTTGCTTTTGAAGTATTTCTGGGATTAGGTAAACTTAACGGAAAAGTTTCGTCAAAGTTCATGACAGGTATACATTATGCACTTTTTGTAAGCATAATTCTTCTTGTTTTTGCAGGGATATTTTCAATAGTAAGAACCAGAAATCCACAAAATAATGAAAAATCTAAATTAAGGCTAAGATGA